ATTTGCCTGATTACTGGGCTCTGTTTGCCGACCCTGATGATCCGGCTAAAGGAAGAATCTACGGTTCTGTTCCCGGCTGGTTTGCCGAGGATGTAATGCAAACAAAAATGGAGAGCTACGGGTTGTCGGATACGTACAACTATTTCCAGCCCAGCTCCGGAACTGCACTGGCCACTGCCCTTATTTCCGCCATTGAGCGGGGGGAGCCCTGGGTCGGCTACTACTGGGAACCCACCTGGGTTGCCGGTAAGTATGACCTTACTCTTTTGGAGGACAAGCCTTACAATGAGCAAGCCTGGAGTGATGGGTTCCGGACAGAGTTTCCATCGCAGCGTATAACCATTGCTGTGCAGAAAGATTTGCCGCAAGAAGCGCCGGATGCTGTGGAGTTTTTTAGTCACTACTCCACCAGTAGTGAACTAACCAGTGAAGCTCTGGCCTACATGGAGGAAAATGATGCGACAGAAAAGGAAGCAGCCATCTGGTTTTTAAATGAGTTTGAAGAAATATGGACCGGCTGGGTGCCGGCAGAGGTTGCAGACTCAGTTAAAGATGCAATTAATTAGAAACTGGTAGCAGAGTTTGTAAAATGGCAAAAAAGGGTTATAATTAAGGGTAAAGGTTACAGGGAGGGATAAATATGGCAAAAGACGAGTCTTTTGATGTTGTGTCCAAGGTTAGTTTGCAGGAAGTGGATAATGCTATCAACCAGGCAAATAAAGAGATTCAGCAGCGCTATGATTTCCGGGGAAGTAATGCGGAAATAAGCCTGGAGGACGGTAATCTGAAAGTGGTGGCCGAAGATGATTTTCGCCTGAAAAGTGTGGTTGATATTCTGCAGTCCAAGCTGATTCGGCGTAAAGTGCCCATCAAAAACCTGGATTACGGTAAGGTGGAAGAGGCCAGCGGCGGTACAGTCCGCCAGATAATCGGACTGAAGCAGGGCATTGAAACTGATACGGCCAAGAAGATTGTCAAAGATATTAAGGGTTTAAAAATGAAGGTGCAGGCGCAGATTATGGATGACCAGGTCCGCGTTTCCGGTAAAAGCAGAAACGACCTGCAGGCCGTAATTGCTTTTCTCAAAGACCAGGACTACGGCCTGGAACTGCAGTTTGCCAACTACCGCTAAAATGGGACAAGGGGACAGGTCAACTGTCCCACTTTGCTGCAACAAATAGTTGAGAGTCAGGTGCTTCAGTGTCTTAATTTAGCTAACACAACTGAGAAAGTGGCGATGAAATGGAAAACAAACAGCGTAGCAAGATTCAGCCCGGTGCCGCTGTGGAGGTGGTGCAAAAGCAGCATCAGGCAACGGGTACGTTAACCAAAGGTACAGTTAAAGATATTCTGACAAAATCACAAACCCATCCTCACGGCATCAAAGTCCGCCTGACCAGCGGCGTGGTGGGGCGGGTTAAAAATATTCTCGCAGAAGATGAAGCCTAAATGCAATTTTTGCTTAAGGAGATTTAACCCGGCTCGGGCTATACTTAAGTAAAGAAAAGCTAGGAGTGATAAGAATGTTGGAATTTTATTGTTTCCCGGCCTGAAGGACCTGCCAAAAAGCGAAAGCGTGGCTTTCGGAAAAAGATGTGGAATTTACGTACCGCAATATCCTGAAAGAACCTCCTACTGCCCAAGAGTTGGAGGAGTTGGCTAAGCGTGCCGGGTTACAGGTAAATGAATTAATTAACCCTAAAAGCAAAGCTTTTAAGGATGTGGGCAAGGATGCAGAAGCCGTATCTCCACAAGAGGCAAAAGAGCTGATTTCGGCCAATCCCAGGATAATGTACCGGCCGTTACTAACCGATGGTAAACGCCTGACCATGGGCTTTAAGCCTGAGGAGATGGAAGCGCTTCTGTAGCAGGTATGCAATATTTTGCACAGGAATGCAAAAAAAGGTCCGTCCCTTTTTTGTGAGACTTTTGGGAACTGTTCCCAAAAGTCTCATTTTTTTGTTGCAAAATATTGTTGCAGAGCATAAAATTTACGTAGGTAAAATAATCTTAACGGGAGGTGTTTGACTTTGATTCTTTTAAATCCCAAACAACACAACAGGGAATATGCCGATGAACGTTCACGCCAGATTATGCTGAAGACCATTGAATTTTTTGAGAATAAGGGAAAGCGTCAGTTAAAAAAGGATGACCGGGAGCGGGTGTGGTATGAAGATTTGCTGGAATTTATCAAGGAAAATGAGATTTTTGCCACGCTTTTGACACCGCCTGCCTATGGCGGGGAAGACTGCCGCTGGGATACCTGGCGCAATTGTGAGTTTAATGAGATTCTGGCCTTTTACGGGTTACATTACTGGTATACCTGGCAGGTGTCTATTCTGGGATTGGGACCCATTTGGATGAGTGACAATGAGCAGGCAAAGGCCAGAGCAGGAGAGCTTTTGAAAAAGGGTGAAGTGTTTGCTTTTGGTCTGTCTGAGCGGGACCATGGTGCGGATATTTATTCCACGGAAATGTCTCTCACTCCGCAAGACGACGGGACGTATCTGGCCAACGGGGAGAAATATTATATCGGTAACGGCAATGTGGCGGAAATGGTGTCTACTTTCGGCAAAATGAGTGATACCGGCGATTATGTGTTTTTTGTGGCCAATTATAAGAATAAAAACTATGAACTGGTTAAGAACGTGGTCAATGCCCAGTCGTATGTGGCAGATTTTAAGCTGAACGATTATGTGGTAAGAGAGGAAGATATTTTATCCCGGGGCCAGGATGCCTGGGATGACGCACTGAACACGGTTAATGTGGGAAAGTATAATTTAGGATGGGCCTCGGTGGGCATTTGTACCCATGCTTTCTATGAAGCATTGAATCATGCGGCAAACCGCCGGCTGTACGGGATGTATGTCACCGATTTTCCCCACGTAAAGCAGATGTTTGTGGATGCCTATACCCGCCTGGTGGCCATGAAGCTGTTTGCTTTGCGCACCGCCGACTATATGCGGGCCGCCTCACCGCAGGACAGGCGCTACCTGCTTTATAACCCAACGGTGAAGATGAAGGTAACCACCCAGGGCGAAGAGGTCATAAATCTGTTATGGGATGTGATTGCCGCCAAGGGGTTTGAGCGGGATACATATTTTGAGATGGCCGCCAGAGACATTCGCGCCATGCCCAAACTTGAAGGAACGGTTCATGTCAATATCGCCCTGATTGTCAAGTTTATGCGCAATTACTTCTTTAACCCACAGGAATATCCGGATCTTGCCCGGCAGGATCAGCCTAAGCACGATGAATTTTTGTTTAATCAGGGCCCGGCCAGCGGCTTGAGTAAGATCCGGTTCCATGATTACAAAGCGGCTTATGAGAGCCGTGATGTGGCAAATGTGCGTCTTTTCAGAGAACAGATTGCTATATTTAAAGAGATGCTGATGGCCGCCACCCCCGATGATAAACAAAGCCGCGATACAGATTTTCTTCTGGCGCTGGGTGAGATCTTTACTCTGGTGGTTTACGGCCAGCTCATTTTGGAAAATGCCAACATCTATGAGCTGCAAGATGAGCTGGTGGATCAGATTTTTGATTTCATGGTGCGGGATTTTGCTAAATTTGCGCTGCAGCTTTACGGCAAGCCGGCAACCAACCAGAAGCAGATGGATTATTTGCTGCAGATGATCCACAAACCCAAAACAGATGAGAGCAGATATCATCAGGTCTGGCAAAACCATGTTTATGCTCTAAAAGATGTCTATGAAATGAATCCATAACAAAAAAAATCCTGACCCGTGTGGGCCAGGATATTTTTTGTTTTACATTTCTTCGCCAGTCAGTCTGTAGTAAGAGTTTTCGATCAAAGACTTGGCGTAGGCCGGGTTGTGAATACCCATGCTGCCTTCATAGTTGATTTCATACCAGGTGTAGGCTGCTACGAAAGCTGCCAGGTCAACGTCTTCAACACCCAGGGGCTCACCGTCGGTTTCAAAGACCAGCTGGCCTCTGGCGGAGGACAGGCCTGTAGCACCTGTTGCTTCAAAGATTGCTTCTTGCAGGGTATCCATCATGCCCTGAATCTCATCAAGATAGCCGTTGTAGTTGTAATCTTCCAGGCCGCTGTGGCAGCTGCCGCAGGTCTGGTCGATGTATGCTAGATCCATGGTGAAGTTATGTGCTTTGTAGCCGTCAGCTGTTTCGGGCATATGACAGGCCACGCAGCTGTCGGCCAGGTTGGCGTGTGCGCCGGTGGAGGCATAATCCATGTCGGGATATTCCATGCCGCCCATGCCGGTAAATACTGCGGCGGGGCCGTAGTGCGGATAGGTAAAGCCTGTTGCTTCACCTGCTTCGTATTCGGCAAAAGCTGCCGGAGTGTCTCTTCTGCCGCTGTGGCAGAACATGCAGGCCGCGCCTGTGCCGGCGTTGTCAACGGTGCCGTAGGGCAGCTCTACTGTGCCGCTTTCCATGTAATCCAGGCCTGCGCCGGCATGGCAAGCTTCACAGGTAAGGCCGGTGATATGTTCGGGGAACATGTCCATATCTTCATCGGCTCCGCCCGGGTTCCACTGGTCAGCGAAGTTGATTCCGTTTTTGTTGGCAAAGCCAAAGCCGTCATGACAGGATGCGCAGACAGCGCCGGGCCTGTCGGCAACTCCGGCCATGGCAAACTGCTTACCCGATTCTCTCCACTCTGCGGTGATGGCGTTGGTTGCTTCCAGCAATCCTTCCACTGCAGCGCCGTTGCCATTGCCGTTTACGTCACCATTGTTGTTGTCGTTGTTATTGCCGTTTTCGCCACAGCCTATAACGGCTACTGACAGGGCAAAGGCCAGAATGACTACCAATAACCAATGCTTTTTCATTTTTTGTCTTACCCCCTAATTCATAGAAGTTACTAATACCAGCCACAATTTACTTATCGGACAAACCTCCCTTGCTGCAATGTTCATATGTCCTGGCTGTCGGGGTACATATGTCATTAGATGCGAATTTCGACACATATTTGTAAAACCCCTTCTTGATTTCGACAAAAACTTGCTACATTGTTTAAAAATAAATCGTTAGTCCTATTATAAAAATCGGAAAATTCCTGACTTTTTCGTAAAAATGGAGTTCCTTACAGGGTGAAGGTATGTTAAAATATCTTTGTTGGTCTACAGTTACATACACTTAACTTTCTTCCAAAACTATTAAGGAAGTTTTTTGTTGTTAGAGGGGGATTAAACAAAATGAAAGCAAATGCGCAGGTGGATGGAGATAATAATCTCATCGAGCCGAAACGGGCGCAGAGAAATCTGTCGGTAATGCAGTTGGTGGATGCGGCACTGGCCGGCGAAGAAGGTGTTCTTACATCAACGGGGGCGCTAAGAGCCCTGACCGGAGAGTACACAGGACGTTCACCCAAGGATAAATTCATTGTGGATGAACCGTCCATCCGTTCTCAAATCGACTGGAATAATAATAAAAAGCTGGCTCCCGAATATTTTCAGCGCATCTATGCCATGGTGATGGATTATGTGCGTGAGCATGACATGTACGTATTTGACGGCTTTGCCGGCGCCGATGATAAATACCGCGTTCCCATTCGGGTAATTAACCAGTATGCCTGGCATAATCTTTTTGCGCAGCAGCTGTTTATCTGCCCTACCAATGAAGAGTTGGCAAAACATTGCCCTCAGTTTACCGTGATTGATATCCCGGAGTTAAAAGCCGATCCGGAAGTACACGGCACCAACTCAGAAGCATTTATTATCATCTCGTTTGAAAAGCGGGTGGTGCTCATTGGCGGGACCGAATATGCCGGTGAGATGAAGAAATCGGTATTTTCTGTGCTGAACTGCCTTTTGCCCAGCCAGGGAGTTTTACCCATGCATTGTTCGGCAAATGTGGGTAAAGACGAAGATGTGGCTCTCTTTTTTGGCCTCTCCGGTACAGGCAAGACCACACTGTCGGCGGATCCGGAGCGTTTTCTGGTGGGTGACGACGAGCACGGCTGGTCCGATCGCGGGATTTTTAATTTTGAAGGCGGTTGTTATGCCAAGTGCATTGATTTAAAGGAAGAAAAGGAGCCGCAGATTTGGGGAGCCATTAAGTTTGGTTCTGTACTGGAGAATGTGGCGCTGCATCCGGAAACCAGAGTGGCGGACTACGCCGATTCCAGTATTACGGAAAACACCCGGGCCGCTTACCCCATAGAGCATATTCCCGGGGCGGTGGTTCCCGGTATTGCAGGGCACCCCAATGTAATTGTTTTTCTTACCGCCGATGCTTTCGGTGTGCTGCCTCCGGTGGCCAGGCTGACCAAGGAGCAGGCCATGTACCATTTTCTGTCCGGCTATACTTCAAAACTGGCCGGTACAGAGCGAGGCGTAACCGAACCGGAAGCCACATTTTCCGCCTGTTTCGGCGCACCGTTTTTGCCGCTGTCCCCCGGTGTGTATGCTGAAATGCTGGGTGAAAAGGTGGAGTCCCACAATGCCAGAGTATATCTGGTTAACACCGGCTGGTGCGGCGGGCCGTACGGAGTGGGCAGAA
This Dethiobacter alkaliphilus AHT 1 DNA region includes the following protein-coding sequences:
- a CDS encoding YajQ family cyclic di-GMP-binding protein codes for the protein MAKDESFDVVSKVSLQEVDNAINQANKEIQQRYDFRGSNAEISLEDGNLKVVAEDDFRLKSVVDILQSKLIRRKVPIKNLDYGKVEEASGGTVRQIIGLKQGIETDTAKKIVKDIKGLKMKVQAQIMDDQVRVSGKSRNDLQAVIAFLKDQDYGLELQFANYR
- the pckA gene encoding phosphoenolpyruvate carboxykinase (ATP), with protein sequence MKANAQVDGDNNLIEPKRAQRNLSVMQLVDAALAGEEGVLTSTGALRALTGEYTGRSPKDKFIVDEPSIRSQIDWNNNKKLAPEYFQRIYAMVMDYVREHDMYVFDGFAGADDKYRVPIRVINQYAWHNLFAQQLFICPTNEELAKHCPQFTVIDIPELKADPEVHGTNSEAFIIISFEKRVVLIGGTEYAGEMKKSVFSVLNCLLPSQGVLPMHCSANVGKDEDVALFFGLSGTGKTTLSADPERFLVGDDEHGWSDRGIFNFEGGCYAKCIDLKEEKEPQIWGAIKFGSVLENVALHPETRVADYADSSITENTRAAYPIEHIPGAVVPGIAGHPNVIVFLTADAFGVLPPVARLTKEQAMYHFLSGYTSKLAGTERGVTEPEATFSACFGAPFLPLSPGVYAEMLGEKVESHNARVYLVNTGWCGGPYGVGRRIDLDYTRAIITAILNGSIEESGFTADEVFNILVPETVEGVPDRLLQPREAWENKEEYDARAADLAARFADNFTKFTDVSKEVRSAGPKTK
- a CDS encoding acyl-CoA dehydrogenase, with protein sequence MILLNPKQHNREYADERSRQIMLKTIEFFENKGKRQLKKDDRERVWYEDLLEFIKENEIFATLLTPPAYGGEDCRWDTWRNCEFNEILAFYGLHYWYTWQVSILGLGPIWMSDNEQAKARAGELLKKGEVFAFGLSERDHGADIYSTEMSLTPQDDGTYLANGEKYYIGNGNVAEMVSTFGKMSDTGDYVFFVANYKNKNYELVKNVVNAQSYVADFKLNDYVVREEDILSRGQDAWDDALNTVNVGKYNLGWASVGICTHAFYEALNHAANRRLYGMYVTDFPHVKQMFVDAYTRLVAMKLFALRTADYMRAASPQDRRYLLYNPTVKMKVTTQGEEVINLLWDVIAAKGFERDTYFEMAARDIRAMPKLEGTVHVNIALIVKFMRNYFFNPQEYPDLARQDQPKHDEFLFNQGPASGLSKIRFHDYKAAYESRDVANVRLFREQIAIFKEMLMAATPDDKQSRDTDFLLALGEIFTLVVYGQLILENANIYELQDELVDQIFDFMVRDFAKFALQLYGKPATNQKQMDYLLQMIHKPKTDESRYHQVWQNHVYALKDVYEMNP
- a CDS encoding YwbE family protein — its product is MENKQRSKIQPGAAVEVVQKQHQATGTLTKGTVKDILTKSQTHPHGIKVRLTSGVVGRVKNILAEDEA
- a CDS encoding ammonia-forming cytochrome c nitrite reductase subunit c552, producing MKKHWLLVVILAFALSVAVIGCGENGNNNDNNNGDVNGNGNGAAVEGLLEATNAITAEWRESGKQFAMAGVADRPGAVCASCHDGFGFANKNGINFADQWNPGGADEDMDMFPEHITGLTCEACHAGAGLDYMESGTVELPYGTVDNAGTGAACMFCHSGRRDTPAAFAEYEAGEATGFTYPHYGPAAVFTGMGGMEYPDMDYASTGAHANLADSCVACHMPETADGYKAHNFTMDLAYIDQTCGSCHSGLEDYNYNGYLDEIQGMMDTLQEAIFEATGATGLSSARGQLVFETDGEPLGVEDVDLAAFVAAYTWYEINYEGSMGIHNPAYAKSLIENSYYRLTGEEM
- a CDS encoding ABC transporter substrate-binding protein, with the protein product MLGSSSNRLYLLVSLVVLLMVFFIAGCVPDSAQEAKESITFAEGDWDSIRVHNAIARMILEEGYGYQTDARSNSEQLSLLGLSNGDVDVYMEIWTGNVFDEYNQLVADGDIVQVSVNYDDNRQGLYVPTFVIEGDEERGIEPLAPNLRSIHDLPDYWALFADPDDPAKGRIYGSVPGWFAEDVMQTKMESYGLSDTYNYFQPSSGTALATALISAIERGEPWVGYYWEPTWVAGKYDLTLLEDKPYNEQAWSDGFRTEFPSQRITIAVQKDLPQEAPDAVEFFSHYSTSSELTSEALAYMEENDATEKEAAIWFLNEFEEIWTGWVPAEVADSVKDAIN